A window of Nocardia arthritidis genomic DNA:
ACGCGTTCGGCAGTGCGCTCGCCGAGGTGCATCCGCTGCTCGCGGTCGCGGTGAACGTGGTCGCGGCGGGTGGTGCCGCGCCATCGGTCTGGCGCTGGCGCTGGACACCGGTGACCCGCTGGGTGCTCGCGGGCGGTGTCGCCGGCGTGCTGCTCGGCTGGTTCGTGCTGTTGGTCGGCGCTGTTTTTTAGGCTTTTCAGGGAGCTAGTCGAGGGCTGTTTTTCTGGGCTCTCGTCGAAGTTACCGGGTTCCGGTTTTCAGGGGCTCTAGTCGGAGCTTCCGGGTTCCGGTCGGCACTTTCAGGAGACCCGGTCGCGCCCGCGCAGCCAGCCGAGCAGTCCGCGGCGGCGCGCATCCGGTTCGGGCTCCTCGGGCGGCGGCGCGAGCGTCGCCGGATCGGGCGCCTGACCCT
This region includes:
- a CDS encoding DUF2537 domain-containing protein, which codes for MSQLPDGSYPSNQPDRDPTPWGSGIAVATLVGLLTALAVYAFGSALAEVHPLLAVAVNVVAAGGAAPSVWRWRWTPVTRWVLAGGVAGVLLGWFVLLVGAVF